CCAGTTAGACCAAGACCTTGCATCCCATTTGGGATACACACGTTTATATAGAGCCAAACAAACAATATCGTCTTGAACTATAAAATCACTAAAAATACATTTCATGTGACCATGAGTTCCCAAGGATTGTAATATACGACCTCTAAGTCCGCGCTTAGTAAATAGTTGAGCGGGCTTGAAATACCTGAATTTGAAATTAGTATATAATGTAAAAACTAACTTTATATCTGATGGGTTGAAAAACATGTAACGAACAACAGCACGTTTGCGATGAACACGCATTGGATAACCCGTTAGGATTATGCGCTTTATAATAATTCTTGAAGGATCAGCTTCACTCACATTCCCCCCAAATATCACTTCTTCATCCACTGCTTCATTTATCGCAATAACAGGAGTGGGAGATGAAATAGACATTCCATAGATAGAAGCTACGCAGTTATCACCACGCTTGAAAAATCTTTCATAAAGACCTCTTTTACCCCTTTCCACATTTATAGTCTTACTGTAGATGGGTTTACCAGGGAATCTTCTAAACCCACAGAAAAGCGATAAAGGAGTCTTTGATGGAACAGAGTCAGGACCTTCAGGCGTTCTGCTAACATTGAAATTGAGCACAGATACTTTTCTTTCCAACGGTAAAACGGTAGAAAGCAATATAGGGTGTTTAGAGGTGCCGTCTTCTCCTAATATTTTATTGTAATCTTCCAAAGATACATTTGAGAGTGTCAGTCTAATAAAAGATCCAGAAAGATTTAGTTTAGCGCAATTTCTCTTGACGATAGCTTTGGATTCGTTCATAGTTGCTCTGAAGTTCTCAAACTCGTTTATTTGAAAATACTCTGGAGGTAATGATTCATATGGGTCCCATACACATGTACGAATGTTTTTCAATGCTCTATACTTTCTGAATCTTTCACGAGCCGGTACATCAACAGGAGTATCTACTTCGTCCGGAAATGTTAAATCTTCCAAGTCTCTATGTTCAAACTCAATTTTCTTTTTCGCGTTGTTACATTCATCCAAGTTTTCGTTCAGTGGCATATCTTCTGAATCTTCAGAAATCTCTGAATCACCATCTGGATATAGATCTGGCACATCTGCACCGTCAATTATAGACGAATCAGAATCATCTATTTCCATGTTACCATTCAAGGGAATTCTGTTTATTGTCAACTTATCAaaaacattttcaaattgCTCATTTGAAATGTCATATCCGTTTCCATTTGATTCCAGACTAGTACCCTCATTAGTGCAATCTACCTCTGCTACCAATTCACGTGCAATTTCTTCTGTTTGTTCTTCGATAACTGTTTCAACATCCATTCTGGACGAATTATGTGTAGAAGTGTTACATGGGTCAGAAAGTGACTCAATCTTATTTATTATGAAGTCACCAATAGACGTTATGTGGACAGGATGATGAACACTAAATCCTATACCTTTCACGTATCCTTCCAAGCGTAACTGACTTTTATTTACATCATATGAGTGATTCGATGAAAACATATAACCCCTATCCTTCCTCCAGGAGAGCTGATTCAAAGAAACTGTGGCAATAGAAGATAAGACCTGACGTAGATCACTCTCTACCAAAACCGATGTATATTTCCTAAAAAGTAATATAAACAGACGTCTATAACAAACTTGTCTAATCCAAATTCTGAATGAAAATAGCGGCGAACTAGTGTAGAACTTGGTCGACGGTCTCCTGGAAGACCTGCCTCTAAATTCACACAAACTGGAGTAGGTAACCCCTGCAGCCTCAACGTACTTAATAACTTATAGCCATATTCATCGAATGCTGGCTCCGTATTGGAGCTTCCTCTGAATAGACAAACCAAAACATCTGCAGCTGACGCTGCATAAAGAACATCGGCCAAGTTTCTTGGACAAGTGTACAATATCAAGCGGCGTAGACTGCTACTATGGGTAATACTGGAATCCAATGATATAGGATCCGACACAAACCAACCATTCTTTGAAGCGTTATGTTGTCTTGGCGAATGATTGGAATAGAAGTCTAAAGCTGCGGTAATGAACTCGATGGGATTAGCATTCTCATGAAAAGGTATAACAAAGACGTTTCTAGGAGATTCTTCCCGAATAGAAGCCCGTAACGCCTTGTTTTTCGCTATTATTTGAACTTTTTTAGCTTTTCTTCCAAGAGCAACAGGAGTTTTTTGCGATGGATTCTGAGGAATCTTTGCCTTTTTGCTTttagaatttttaaagggCTTATGCCTCTGTTTCATAACTTTTCTATGGATTGTCATATTGAATAAATCACAGGTATATATATGAATGACAACTGCATTATTAAAGACATTTGTACTGGGAGTAGAAGGTAGCAATATCAGGGAGTGTGCTTTAAACATCAATGGGTGGTGAGAATGCATTGTCTACATAGTTAAATTCTATTTACGTACACATGTAATGTAAAATTAGATTTCTGAGAATAGAAATGGTCTCTTCAGTATCGCTCATCTTCCTAGGAATCATGAAGGTGAGCAATGCTACGCGCCGCAAGAGGAATCGTATGGTTCCATAGGGACTATTATACAACTTTTAACGCTAAGGAAAATGTAGTTGGGATATTGTAGATATGAATCCCCGAACTGTGACCACAGAAATGTAGTTGAGAAAGATGGAGGAACCGAGGCTGTGTTTCGGAGTTTCTCTCAACAATAAAACTCACACACCTGGTAGTTTCATTATATAAGATATTACCGACAGTAATGAGACGCGTTCCGACGATGCACCTTAATGCATTTTCTATACACAGTTCTTGTCTACCAGCAGTAGACAAGGTAACCTTGTAATTTTACCTTTATAATAGACAACAGCCTCTGTTGAAGTTCTATGATGTAATACAGGGGACAAAAGACAGGCTTTTCGTCTAGAATACGTTTGTATTCCAAATTATAGCTACGACCAAACATATTCCCAAAGGTAGCGCGAAATGGTACAATTCCCAAGTTCGAGGAGGAGAAATGTTTTTTTctttattataaagttCTGGATTGGTCTTTTTATCGCATGGATTATCTCATGCCAGTCCAGTAACGGAAACGTCGgctctacacatttctgTGTATCTGCCTCCACACATATCCAGCCAGCAGATTTCATCGAAGACATTAAAAGTGGAGCTAAAAGCATCGCAAAAACCGCTGAGAAAACTGGTAATACCCTGGGTTTGGCGAAGGATGTATTGGTAAGCACATACAATTATGCCAAGGACCTCAAGGGAAACTATGACAAATTTAGCGAGAAGAGTAGAGCCATTGATGACAAGTATAGTGGTGTAAAACgagaagaaaaggtagaggatggtgaagaaggaaatgaGAAGGCTGAAAAGAAATCCTTTTCCGACAAAGTAattgattttaaaaataagGTTGCCGCCAAACTTAATATTGGAGAAACGGAAGGTGTCAAAGGGGATTCAGAAGACGATGATTATGATGCAAAAAGGGTAAATAACGTTAAGGAACTAGATAAATCACTCGGATTTGATACATTTTTGCGTCCATTCATTGCAAATTTGAGACCTGAATTTAAGAAAGTACTGAGAGGGCAACCAGCAGATTATGCTTTGACGTATAATTTGCTTTCTCAGAGATCGTTTGCACTCAATAATCCTATTTTTAGAACCGTTACTGACTTTGATAGCCCGAGCAGCATTTCTGAAGTGCTTTCTCTTGATAAAGAACTATATGCTGATCACTCTTTTGTACAATTGCCGCCTAATGACGCTGGCGAAACATCCGGCGTCCCAGTATCTCCGGGTATTAAAACTACAGAGTCAAAGGGTAATAGTGCTGAGCCTGCAAAAGGCGCCAAGGGTCAAAACATTAATATCACCATAACTTCCGGCAAAGATACATCTGATGATAAACCCAAGGAGAAGAGGGTTAGATTAAGGACCTGGGGGACCAATGCTCCCTTATATCATTCTACGGTATTGAAGACACTTTACCTGTTAATTTCTGACGTACGTACGCGAGACTTGAAGGGACGTTTGGCAAACCTAGCACAGGCGCTTGGATATTCAATTATTTCCGAAGAACAACCAAAGAATATCTCTAGAGCCCCTGTTGCCAATCAAATGGGAACTGATATGTTCTGGGTTTGTGGTGACAACCCCTTTATTTTAGGTCATTTGGCGACACTCATGTTGGCGTATTCTGATTATGATGCttactttggaaatgaaGCAGTAAGGAGTTTTTATTCGTGGCCAGAATTGGTACGCTCTGGAGCTTCCGGTGGAATTTCCAAGCTTGATTTAATGTGCAACACCAAACGTGGCTCTAAGTATAAGAGGGGTTCAAACGGTGCTATTCAAAAAAATAGTTATGTTAAAAAAATTATCGATCAAAACTTGTCGTCGGATGCTCAGTTTCTTTGTAATTTGATAGAGGTTTTGTTACGTTCCATAGGAACTACTATGGATGCTATGGGTGAACTTCTCAACCAAAAGGGTGCGACATTTGAGCCTAATGTTGGTGCGGTAACAAATGGTAAGCGTATACAGGCAAAGTTATGTTCAAATAAGAAAGATTCCACTATAGTTGTTCGATGTGAATTTTCCCATAGCATATTAAATACGGTTGAATTGTACAATGGTATTCCTGAAGCAGAAGCACAGGAACTGCGAAAACGTTATATTGAGGCTTTTGATCTTTTCGCAGCTATGGATGATCTGAGGGCATCTAAAACGATTCCATCATCATGGTTCAATATACTATCGGATCCTCTGAAATTTAGGTCATTCTTTGAAATGGCTTTAATGTGGGATCCTCGCATGTTTTATGCTAAAAGAGGCAAGAGTTGGGTTGGACAATATGCTAAGCTCGAAAAGAAACACCTTGGGATTAACTTGAGCCCTGAGATAGTAGCTCATTATAATGCTCAGGAGTACTATAGAAATCTGGTGATTCAAAATGCAGAGAATAAAAACAGTCATAAGGTTTCAAATGCGTTGCAAAGACTTTATATCTATATGGCATCATCTGGTATCAAAAGGTGGATTGAAAACAACATGATTTCAATGCAGGAGGCATACAGGTATCCTCCCTCTGTACTATTAGGTGGTGCTTTGTCGAATAAATTTAGGGAATTTTACAATTCTAGTAGTGTTGGGTTAAGTCATGTgtttttataccatttcTTGTCCCAAAAGGATCCTTCTTTGTCATATTCGGCAGAACTCCACAGGCTCAGAACTGCATCTGCCTTTTCTCGCATGGTTGATGCTTCCAACTTGTTTGTTCCAAATAAACTAAAGAAGGTTGTTAAGTGGTTTTTGAAGGGAGCGTTTGTCAAAAAATTCATGAGGGAAAAAACCAAGGCCACCTTGAAGCAATTGCTTCAACCTAGTGTACTAAGAGATGCACTTACGTCAATAACATTTGTTACTCATTCACTGGCAAATGTACAAGTAAACCAAAGTGCACATCTTTGGGGAAATAGCTTCTTTGATCAAAGAAATCCAGATGAAGTATTCAGACGTGGTGGAGTTGTTGGTGCAATTGATGAAACAATCCGTATCTGGTCAGATGATGGATATTCTAATTCCATAGCAGaaaaattgaaaaatgG
This region of Theileria equi strain WA chromosome 1, complete sequence genomic DNA includes:
- a CDS encoding hypothetical protein (encoded by transcript BEWA_034640A), with translation MVQFPSSRRRNVFFFIIKFWIGLFIAWIISCQSSNGNVGSTHFCVSASTHIQPADFIEDIKSGAKSIAKTAEKTGNTLGLAKDVLVSTYNYAKDLKGNYDKFSEKSRAIDDKYSGVKREEKVEDGEEGNEKAEKKSFSDKVIDFKNKVAAKLNIGETEGVKGDSEDDDYDAKRVNNVKELDKSLGFDTFLRPFIANLRPEFKKVLRGQPADYALTYNLLSQRSFALNNPIFRTVTDFDSPSSISEVLSLDKELYADHSFVQLPPNDAGETSGVPVSPGIKTTESKGNSAEPAKGAKGQNINITITSGKDTSDDKPKEKRVRLRTWGTNAPLYHSTVLKTLYLLISDVRTRDLKGRLANLAQALGYSIISEEQPKNISRAPVANQMGTDMFWVCGDNPFILGHLATLMLAYSDYDAYFGNEAVRSFYSWPELVRSGASGGISKLDLMCNTKRGSKYKRGSNGAIQKNSYVKKIIDQNLSSDAQFLCNLIEVLLRSIGTTMDAMGELLNQKGATFEPNVGAVTNGKRIQAKLCSNKKDSTIVVRCEFSHSILNTVELYNGIPEAEAQELRKRYIEAFDLFAAMDDLRASKTIPSSWFNILSDPLKFRSFFEMALMWDPRMFYAKRGKSWVGQYAKLEKKHLGINLSPEIVAHYNAQEYYRNLVIQNAENKNSHKVSNALQRLYIYMASSGIKRWIENNMISMQEAYRYPPSVLLGGALSNKFREFYNSSSVGLSHVFLYHFLSQKDPSLSYSAELHRLRTASAFSRMVDASNLFVPNKLKKVVKWFLKGAFVKKFMREKTKATLKQLLQPSVLRDALTSITFVTHSLANVQVNQSAHLWGNSFFDQRNPDEVFRRGGVVGAIDETIRIWSDDGYSNSIAEKLKNGEDLDKEDLKTADFQHIHNSESIKWDKHLNLEIVKAYTKFLELPSIKPLEGKGHIIYEIVRDSKDNLEQNLEDTIFFGRVVQPGAVNNKIKKFFKRITSFGKMLLNKAQHPVEHAVWFGIKLDVDKIMHVIDTLHKLQKQLSARESWNLQGGFIDVIEDLTEVLTNDTSRTPMGTMSNFGMPTISNMYGRMSAEERKIEFQQSMCAKHCAAIWKAILAFSLSTLRNPGSIKSYEKNLSKNSSLSEITNPAFVNNYRFILKGDAMMHMYDNMLPKSMKQELKSIKYGKAFYFANILKLASLLLNKMGFTYTAATLKVQAPYFGNFISSWSKKREDSKMKQIFSVVALGTMASYTVLECMDISHHVADMGHPPKATCFYLMKPPSHHCIIEPINHIAQSAAKIAMKDVFSSTILALIGPYFFLPMGIMATWNILKHQFKILHRLDIALSATFSRLWKRITSGDMIKKITHWFRNRKDYRKKIEAAAASKASGDQDVKIDEELFDDGSTFSYTHLD
- a CDS encoding hypothetical protein (encoded by transcript BEWA_034630A), whose amino-acid sequence is MTIHRKVMKQRHKPFKNSKSKKAKIPQNPSQKTPVALGRKAKKVQIIAKNKALRASIREESPRNVFVIPFHENANPIEFITAALDFYSNHSPRQHNASKNGWFVSDPISLDSSITHSSSLRRLILYTCPRNLADVLYAASAADVLVCLFRGSSNTEPAFDEYGYKLLSTLRLQGLPTPVCVNLEAGLPGDRRPSSTLVRRYFHSEFGLDKKYTSVLVESDLRQVLSSIATVSLNQLSWRKDRGYMFSSNHSYDVNKSQLRLEGYVKGIGFSVHHPVHITSIGDFIINKIESLSDPCNTSTHNSSRMDVETVIEEQTEEIARELVAEVDCTNEGTSLESNGNGYDISNEQFENVFDKLTINRIPLNGNMEIDDSDSSIIDGADVPDLYPDGDSEISEDSEDMPLNENLDECNNAKKKIEFEHRDLEDLTFPDEVDTPVDVPARERFRKYRALKNIRTCVWDPYESLPPEYFQINEFENFRATMNESKAIVKRNCAKLNLSGSFIRLTLSNVSLEDYNKILGEDGTSKHPILLSTVLPLERKVSVLNFNVSRTPEGPDSVPSKTPLSLFCGFRRFPGKPIYSKTINVERGKRGLYERFFKRGDNCVASIYGMSISSPTPVIAINEAVDEEVIFGGNVSEADPSRIIIKRIILTGYPMRVHRKRAVVRYMFFNPSDIKYFKPAQLFTKRGLRGRILQSLGTHGHMKCIFSDFIVQDDIVCLALYKRVYPKWDARSWSNWI